In the Flagellimonas sp. HMM57 genome, one interval contains:
- a CDS encoding LUD domain-containing protein gives MGVFDKLFGGGKKVSKETMETRGDHMPDLKIPVDEKFTIYFKKNGGKFIYCENEVEISDALKNIISENNWQNHLFHTLDDRLENRFSSKKIKFTQDRSQSDILFTTCEHLIGHDGSILVCSNQIQGKKLNELPSNLIVYATTSQLVDSISEALKVIKERYKNNIPDNITTLKHFESTAENKNDFLSYGSASKNVYLLLLEDY, from the coding sequence ATGGGAGTTTTTGATAAACTTTTTGGAGGAGGAAAAAAGGTTTCCAAGGAAACTATGGAAACCAGAGGGGACCATATGCCCGATTTAAAAATTCCCGTAGACGAAAAATTTACCATTTATTTCAAAAAAAACGGAGGGAAGTTTATCTACTGTGAAAACGAAGTGGAAATTTCAGATGCGTTAAAAAACATCATCTCAGAAAACAATTGGCAAAACCATCTTTTTCATACACTTGACGATCGTTTAGAAAACCGTTTTTCCTCGAAAAAAATAAAGTTTACCCAAGACCGTAGCCAAAGTGATATATTGTTCACTACCTGTGAGCATCTTATTGGGCATGACGGTTCAATTTTGGTATGTTCCAACCAAATCCAAGGAAAAAAGCTCAACGAGCTCCCTTCAAATCTTATTGTTTATGCAACCACAAGTCAATTGGTCGACTCGATCAGTGAAGCCTTAAAAGTCATTAAGGAAAGGTATAAAAATAATATTCCAGATAATATCACCACCCTAAAACATTTTGAATCCACCGCAGAAAACAAAAATGATTTCTTATCCTACGGTAGTGCTTCAAA